One genomic window of Magnolia sinica isolate HGM2019 chromosome 3, MsV1, whole genome shotgun sequence includes the following:
- the LOC131240532 gene encoding MDIS1-interacting receptor like kinase 2-like, whose product MLKAKTFFVLLAIGLLMLLFADATTTTAVTSEESEAESLLKWKSSLSQTPATLNSWSLTNSTTKTPCNWTGIACDDTGSVNEIILPSAGLQGNLHNLSFSSFPNLIRLDLNNNTLLGTIPADIGTLSKLTFLNLSTNKLSGPIPSQLGDLINLNELAMFDNLLNGSVPLALGNLIKLTLLNLSRNEISGSIPPVLGNLTDLTIMNLSRNKISGSIPPQIGNLRNLIELRLFINSITGSIPSALGNLTKLTILELFDNQISGSIPHELGNLRNLVDLGLLTNKLTGPIPTSFGNLSNLNRLGLFRNQLSGSIQFSNLMKLHMVTLSENNFSGHLPQLCRGGSLKWFSAYKNNFTGPIPKSFKNCTSLTKLDLHGNQLTGNISEDLGIYPNLAFIDLSNNNFYGELPSNWGEFRNLTWLHLSGNMISGRIPPEYGQLSQLGVLSLSSNQLVGEVPKEFGSMSSLLNMGLNDNRLSGEIPLEIGNLSSLEILDLSGNNLSGPIPERLGDCSKLRLLKLSKNNLNGSIPFQIGNLVFLQDMLDLSRNSLTGEIPSQLGNLRMLENLYLSHNRLSGSIPSSFEAMNSLTSIDFSYNELEGPIPESKVFKESLVEAFLENKGLCGEIEGLPSCNSSSTGNGGGRKGYMVAIFVIVPILGALLLIFVFIKVVSIFHRMAGNTEEVEMRIVNNDLFSIWNYDGRIVYKDIIVATEDFDDKYCIGVGGSGNVYKAELPTGQIVAVKKLCSSEGGESVNEICFRNEIQALLKIRHRNIVKLYGFCSHVQHKFLVYEFMERRSLWIVLSNEERAVEFDWIRRMKALKGIADALSYLHHDCTPPIVHRDISTSNVLLDLGFEACVSDFGTARYLNPSSSNWTAFAGTCGYAAPELAYTMQVTEKCDVYSFGVVALEVIMGSHPGELISSLSSSSGQNILIINVLDQRLSSPTVEVANEVILAVVLALACLRPNPQSRPSMEYVSQRLSAKRPFLHQPLHGITFHQLLGLEL is encoded by the exons ATGCTCAAAGCGAAAACCTTCTTCGTTCTTTTAGCAATTGGATTGCTTATGCTGCTTTTCGCAGATGCAACTACAACAACAGCAGTTACATCAGAAGAATCAGAAGCAGAATCCCTTCTCAAATGGAAATCCAGTCTCTCACAAACACCAGCCACTCTCAATTCATGGTCACTCACCAATTCCACCACCAAAACCCCATGCAATTGGACTGGAATTGCATGCGACGACACGGGAAGCGTGAATGAAATCATCCTGCCGAGTGCTGGTTTGCAAGGTAATCTCCATAACTTGAGCTTCTCATCATTTCCAAACCTCATCCGTCTCGATCTCAATAACAACACACTCCTCGGAACCATACCGGCAGATATCGGTACTCTCTCTAAACTCACATTCCTTAATCTGTCCACGAACAAACTCTCCGGTCCCATCCCTTCGCAATTAGGAGACTTGATTAACTTAAATGAGCTAGCCATGTTTGATAACCTTCTTAACGGTTCTGTACCATTGGCATTAGGAAACTTGATCAAGCTTACTCTCTTGAACCTGTCGCGCAATGAGATTTCTGGTTCCATCCCTCCTGTTTTAGGAAATCTAACCGATCTTACCATCATGAACCTCTCGCGGAACAAGATTTCCGGCTCCATCCCTCCACAAATAGGAAATCTCAGGAATCTCATTGAGTTAAGGCTCTTCATCAACTCCATAACAGGTTCCATCCCTTCTGCATTAGGAAACCTGACCAAGCTCACCATCTTGGAGCTCTTCGACAATCAGATTTCTGGGTCAATCCCACATGAGCTGGGAAACCTACGGAATTTGGTTGACCTAGGCTTGCTGACGAACAAACTCACAGGTCCAATTCCTACATCTTTTGGCAATTTGAGTAACCTGAACAGATTAGGCTTATTTAGGAATCAGTTATCGGGTTCAATACAATTCTCAAATCTAATGAAATTGCATATGGTAACCTTGAGTGAAAACAACTTCTCTGGCCATTTGCCACAACTATGCCGAGGCGGATCGCTCAAATGGTTCAGTGCATATAAGAACAATTTCACaggtcccatccccaaaagcttTAAAAACTGCACTAGCTTAACTAAACTCGATCTCCACGGAAACCAGCTCACAGGAAATATATCTGAAGATTTAGGCATATATCCGAATCTTGCATTCATTGATTTGAGCAATAACAACTTCTATGGTGAACTGCCATCAAATTGGGGAGAATTTCGAAATCTAACGTGGCTGCATTTATCGGGAAATATGATTTCGGGTAGGATACCGCCTGAGTATGGGCAGTTGTCTCAACTCGGAGTACTTAGCCTTTCTTCAAACCAACTGGTAGGAGAGGTTCCGAAAGAATTCGGGAGTATGTCTTCTCTCTTGAACATGGGCTTAAACGATAATAGACTTTCTGGGGAGATTCCGTTAGAAATTGGAAATCTATCCAGTTTGGAGATTCTTGACCTGTCGGGAAACAACTTGAGTGGGCCGATACCGGAACGACTAGGGGATTGCTCTAAACTGAGGCTTTTGAAGCTGAGCAAAAACAATTTGAATGGGAGCATTCCATTTCAAATTGGGAATCTAGTGTTCTTACAAGATATGCTAGATCTTAGTCGAAACTCGCTCACTGGAGAGATACCATCACAGCTCGGAAATCTGCGAATGCTAGAAAATTTGTATCTCTCCCACAACAGGCTCTCTGGTTCAATTCCATCTTCTTTCGAGGCAATGAACAGCTTGACATCTATTGATTTTTCGTATAATGAGTTGGAGGGTCCTATTCCTGAAAGTAAAGTTTTCAAGGAGTCTCTGGTCGAGGCTTTCTTAGAAAATAAAGGTTTATGTGGCGAAATTGAAGGCTTGCCATCTTGTAATTCATCTTCGACAGGCAATGGTGGTGGAAGAAAAGGCTACATGGTTGCAATCTTCGTCATTGTTCCTATTTTAGGAGCATTGCTTCTTATATTTGTCTTTATCAAAGTGGTGTCCATTTTCCATCGAATGGCTGGAAATACAGAGGAAGTGGAAATGCGCATAGTCAACAACGATCTGttttcaatatggaattatgatgggaGGATTGTGTACAAAGATATCATTGTAGCAACCGAGGATTTCGACGACAAGTACTGCATCGGAGTAGGAGGATCTGGGAATGTGTATAAAGCAGAATTACCGACAGGTCAGATAGTGGCGGTAAAGAAACTTTGCTCTTCGGAAGGTGGAGAATCTGTCAATGAAATTTGTTTTAGGAATGAAATACAAGCGTTACTGAAAATTCGGCACCGCAACATCGTGAAGCTTTATGGATTCTGTTCACATGTCCAGCACAAGTTCTTGGTCTATGAATTCATGGAAAGGAGAAGCTTGTGGATTGTTCTCAGTAATGAGGAAAGAGCTGtggaatttgattggattagGAGGATGAAGGCTCTTAAAGGAATTGCTGATGCTTTATCTTACCTGCACCATGATTGCACTCCGCCGATAGTTCATCGGGACATATCGACAAGTAATGTTTTGTTGGACTTGGGATTTGAAGCTTGTGTTTCTGATTTCGGAACTGCGAGATATTTAAATCCCAGTTCATCTAACTGGACTGCGTTTGCAGGCACCTGCGGATACGCTGCGCCAG AACTTGCTTACACAATGCAGGTGACTGAGAAGTGCGACGTTTATAGCTTTGGAGTGGTGGCACTGGAAGTGATAATGGGAAGTCATCCTGGAGAGCTAATCTCCTCCCTATCATCATCAAGTGGGCAGAACATACTAATAATCAATGTGTTAGATCAACGGCTCTCATCTCCCACAGTTGAAGTTGCAAATGAAGTCATTTTGGCAGTGGTGCTAGCACTCGCATGCTTACGTCCCAATCCGCAATCTCGACCATCCATGGAGTATGTGTCTCAACGGCTATCTGCCAAGAGGCCATTTCTTCACCAGCCTCTCCATGGAATTACATTTCATCAGCTTTTGGGCCTTGAGTTGTAA